One window from the genome of Prochlorococcus marinus XMU1411 encodes:
- a CDS encoding RluA family pseudouridine synthase, producing MELNNQNSFGIGEGELIEITYELPLPMRLDRWLVSKRPEQSRARIQHFINSGLVLVNYKTAKAKTPLKNGDNIQIWMPPPEPLIYLKPEKMDLNILFEDEHIIVINKQSGLIVHPAPGHKSGTLVNGLLFHCKDLPGINGKLRPGIVHRLDKDTSGCMVVAKSQEALVNLQKQIKEKIASREYIAVIHGAPNSEEGQIVGYIGRDKLNRLKYKVVEETSGRYACTYWKLEERFGNYSLMSFKLDTGRTHQIRVHCAHINHPIVGDPLYGRCKKLPCKLDGQALHAIKLGLIHPINGKEMIFESELPLDFQKLLSVLKVK from the coding sequence ATGGAATTAAATAATCAAAATTCTTTCGGCATTGGAGAAGGTGAGCTTATAGAAATTACTTATGAGCTACCTCTTCCTATGAGGCTAGACAGATGGTTGGTAAGTAAAAGGCCAGAACAAAGTAGAGCAAGAATTCAACATTTTATAAATTCAGGTTTAGTACTTGTAAACTATAAGACCGCGAAAGCAAAGACCCCATTAAAAAATGGTGACAATATTCAAATATGGATGCCTCCTCCAGAACCTCTTATTTATTTGAAACCTGAAAAAATGGATTTAAATATCCTTTTTGAAGACGAGCACATCATAGTAATTAATAAACAATCAGGACTAATTGTTCATCCAGCCCCTGGACACAAATCTGGAACTTTAGTGAATGGATTACTTTTTCACTGTAAAGATCTTCCTGGAATTAATGGGAAACTAAGACCTGGGATTGTTCACAGATTAGATAAAGATACCTCCGGATGCATGGTAGTTGCAAAAAGCCAAGAGGCATTAGTAAATCTCCAGAAACAAATTAAAGAAAAAATAGCATCACGCGAATATATTGCGGTAATTCATGGAGCACCTAATTCTGAAGAAGGCCAAATAGTGGGATACATTGGCAGAGATAAATTAAATAGGTTGAAATATAAAGTAGTTGAAGAAACTTCAGGAAGGTATGCCTGTACCTATTGGAAATTAGAAGAAAGATTTGGCAATTACTCATTAATGAGTTTCAAACTAGATACGGGGCGAACGCATCAAATCAGAGTACATTGCGCTCACATTAATCATCCAATTGTGGGTGATCCGTTATATGGAAGATGTAAAAAACTACCATGTAAATTAGATGGCCAAGCTTTACACGCCATTAAGCTTGGACTTATACATCCAATAAATGGTAAAGAAATGATATTCGAATCAGAATTACCATTAGATTTTCAAAAATTACTAAGTGTACTTAAAGTTAAATAA